Proteins from a genomic interval of Streptococcus oralis:
- a CDS encoding DUF421 domain-containing protein: MTLNYIEILIKLALGLFSLVFVINVTGKGNLAPNSAIDQIQNYVLGGIIGGVIYNSAISILQYAVILIMWTILVLTLKWLNNNVHFVKRLIDGKPTLLIKNGKIDPEACRSVGLSAADVALKLRSQGIFQMKQVKRAMQEQNGQLIVVQMGDENPKYPVVTDGVIQVEILETIGRSEEWLLDNLSKQGYDNVANIFIAEYDKGVVSVVTYE; the protein is encoded by the coding sequence ATGACACTCAATTATATCGAAATTTTAATCAAACTAGCCTTGGGTCTCTTTTCTCTGGTTTTTGTAATCAATGTGACAGGAAAGGGTAACCTAGCGCCTAACTCAGCAATAGACCAAATTCAGAACTATGTACTTGGGGGGATCATCGGTGGGGTGATTTACAATAGCGCCATCAGTATCCTTCAGTATGCAGTTATCCTGATTATGTGGACCATTTTGGTCTTGACTCTCAAATGGCTCAACAACAATGTTCACTTTGTGAAACGTTTGATTGATGGGAAGCCAACCCTGCTCATCAAAAATGGGAAGATTGATCCAGAAGCCTGCCGTTCGGTTGGTTTATCTGCAGCGGACGTAGCTCTTAAGCTCCGTAGTCAGGGAATTTTCCAAATGAAACAAGTCAAACGCGCTATGCAGGAGCAGAACGGTCAACTCATCGTAGTCCAAATGGGAGATGAGAATCCCAAGTATCCTGTTGTCACAGACGGTGTTATCCAAGTCGAAATTTTGGAGACCATTGGTCGGAGCGAAGAATGGCTGCTTGATAACCTCAGCAAACAAGGGTATGACAATGTGGCCAATATCTTTATCGCTGAGTATGACAAGGGTGTCGTCTCAGTCGTAACTTATGAATAA
- a CDS encoding ABC transporter ATP-binding protein — translation MSIIQKLWWFFKLEKRRYLVGIVALVLVSVLNLIPPMVMGRVIDAITSGQLTHQDLLLNLFYLLLAAFGMYYLRYVWRMYILGTSYRLGQIMRSRLFEHFTKMSPAFYQTYRTGDLMAHATNDINALTRLAGGGVMSAVDASITALVTLLTMLFSISWQMTLVAILPLPFMAYATSRLGRKTHKAFGESQAAFSELNNKVQESVSGIKVTKSFGYQADELKSFQAVNELTFQKNLQTMKYDSLFDPMVLLFVGSSYVLTLLVGSLMVQEGQITVGNLVTFISYLDMLVWPLMAIGFLFNITQRGKVSYQRIEDLLSQESPVKDPECPLDGIENGRLEYAIDSFAFENEETLTDIHFGLEKGQTLGLVGQTGSGKTSLIKLLLREYDVDKGAIYLNDHDIRDYRLTDLRSLMGYVPQDQFLFATSILDNIRFGNPNLPLSAVEEATKLAQVYQDIVDMPQGFDTVIGEKGVSLSGGQKQRLAMSRAMILDPDILILDDSLSAVDAKTEYAIIDNLKETRKDKTTIITAHRLSAVVHADLILVLQNGQIIERGTHEDLLALDGWYAQTYQSQQLEMKGEEDAE, via the coding sequence ATGTCCATTATTCAAAAACTCTGGTGGTTTTTCAAGTTAGAAAAACGCCGTTATCTAGTCGGGATTGTGGCCTTGGTCTTGGTCTCTGTCCTCAACCTTATTCCCCCCATGGTCATGGGACGGGTCATTGATGCCATTACGTCGGGACAATTAACCCATCAGGACCTCCTTCTTAATCTATTTTATCTACTGCTGGCAGCCTTTGGGATGTACTATCTGCGCTATGTTTGGCGTATGTATATCCTTGGGACTTCCTATCGTCTGGGGCAGATTATGCGGTCTCGCTTGTTTGAGCATTTTACTAAGATGTCGCCAGCCTTTTATCAAACCTATCGGACGGGGGACTTGATGGCACACGCCACCAATGATATCAATGCCCTAACGCGTCTGGCAGGTGGAGGAGTCATGTCAGCAGTGGATGCTTCCATCACGGCTCTGGTGACTTTGCTGACCATGCTTTTTAGCATTTCATGGCAGATGACCTTGGTTGCTATTCTTCCCCTGCCTTTCATGGCTTATGCGACTAGTCGTCTAGGGAGAAAGACACACAAGGCTTTTGGCGAATCACAGGCTGCCTTTTCCGAACTCAATAACAAGGTGCAGGAGTCTGTATCGGGTATTAAAGTGACCAAGTCTTTCGGTTATCAGGCGGATGAGTTGAAGTCCTTTCAGGCAGTTAATGAATTGACCTTTCAAAAGAACCTCCAAACCATGAAATACGACAGTCTCTTTGACCCCATGGTTCTCTTGTTTGTTGGTTCATCCTATGTTTTAACCCTCTTGGTCGGTTCCTTAATGGTGCAGGAGGGGCAGATTACAGTTGGGAATCTGGTCACCTTTATCAGCTACTTGGATATGCTAGTTTGGCCTCTTATGGCCATTGGCTTCCTCTTTAATATCACTCAGCGAGGCAAGGTTTCTTACCAACGGATTGAGGATCTTTTGTCTCAGGAATCACCTGTAAAAGATCCTGAATGTCCTCTGGACGGTATTGAAAATGGACGTTTGGAGTACGCCATTGACAGCTTTGCCTTTGAAAATGAGGAAACACTGACGGATATTCACTTTGGTCTGGAAAAAGGGCAAACTCTTGGTTTGGTCGGGCAGACAGGCTCTGGGAAAACGTCCTTGATTAAGCTCCTCTTGCGTGAATACGATGTGGATAAGGGTGCCATTTACCTAAACGATCACGATATTCGAGACTATCGTCTGACAGATCTTCGCAGTCTCATGGGCTATGTTCCTCAGGACCAGTTCCTCTTTGCGACCTCTATCTTAGACAATATCCGCTTCGGCAATCCGAACTTGCCCCTTTCAGCAGTTGAGGAAGCGACCAAGCTAGCACAAGTTTACCAAGATATTGTAGACATGCCTCAGGGATTTGATACAGTTATCGGTGAAAAAGGAGTCAGTCTTTCAGGTGGTCAAAAGCAACGTCTGGCCATGAGTCGGGCTATGATTTTAGATCCTGATATCTTAATTCTAGATGATTCCTTGTCCGCCGTGGATGCCAAGACAGAGTATGCGATCATCGACAATCTCAAGGAGACGCGGAAGGATAAGACAACCATTATTACAGCACATCGTCTCAGTGCGGTTGTCCATGCAGATTTGATTTTAGTTCTGCAAAATGGACAGATTATCGAACGAGGTACGCACGAAGACCTGCTAGCTCTAGATGGCTGGTATGCCCAAACCTACCAGTCTCAGCAGTTGGAAATGAAAGGAGAAGAAGATGCAGAATAA
- a CDS encoding ABC transporter ATP-binding protein, with product MQNKQEQWAVLKRLMSYLKPYGLLTFLELSFLLATTVIKSVIPLVASHFIDQYLSNLNQFAITVLLAYYGLYILQTLVQYVGNLLFARVSYTIVRDIRRDAFANMEKLGMSYFDKTPAGSIVSRLTNDTETISDMFSGILSSFISAVFIFLTTLYTMLVLDFRLTALVLLFLPLIFLLVNLYRKKSVKVIEKTRSLLSDINSKLAENIEGIRIIQAFNQEKRLQAEFDEINQEHLVYANRSVALDALFLRPAMSLLKLLGYAVLMAYFGYRGLSIGITAGTMYAFIQYINRLFDPLIEVTQNFSTLQTSMVSAGRVFALIDETTYEPLQKDGQAKVKEGNIRFEHVCFSYDGKHQILDDISFSVNKGETIAFVGHTGSGKSSIINVLMCFYEFQSGRVLLDGVDIRNYSQEELRKNIGLVLQDPFLYHGTIKSNIAMYQELSDEEIQAAAAFVDADSFIQDLPLGYDAPVSERGSSFSTGQRQLLAFARTVASQPKILILDEATANIDSETESLVQDSLAKMRKGRTTIAIAHRLSTIQDANCIYVLDKGRIIESGTHEELLALGGTYHKMYSLQAGALT from the coding sequence ATGCAGAATAAGCAAGAACAATGGGCTGTATTGAAGCGCTTGATGTCTTATCTCAAGCCCTATGGACTCCTGACCTTTTTGGAACTCAGTTTTCTCCTTGCGACGACGGTCATTAAAAGTGTCATTCCCCTTGTAGCTTCCCACTTTATCGACCAGTACCTCAGCAATCTCAATCAGTTTGCTATTACAGTTTTATTAGCCTACTATGGCCTCTATATCCTGCAAACTCTGGTCCAGTATGTTGGCAATCTTCTCTTTGCGAGGGTGTCCTACACTATTGTCAGAGATATTCGTCGAGATGCCTTTGCCAATATGGAGAAACTGGGCATGTCTTATTTTGACAAGACGCCAGCAGGTTCCATCGTCTCTCGTTTGACCAATGATACCGAGACTATCAGTGATATGTTTTCAGGGATTTTATCCAGCTTTATCTCAGCAGTTTTTATCTTTCTGACAACTCTGTATACCATGTTGGTGCTGGATTTTCGTTTGACAGCTTTAGTTTTGCTATTTCTACCCTTGATTTTCCTTTTGGTCAATCTCTATCGGAAAAAGTCAGTGAAAGTCATCGAAAAAACCAGAAGTCTTTTGTCGGATATCAATAGTAAGCTGGCAGAGAATATCGAGGGAATCAGGATTATCCAGGCCTTTAATCAAGAGAAGCGCCTGCAGGCAGAATTTGATGAAATCAACCAAGAACACTTGGTCTATGCCAACCGTTCTGTAGCCTTGGATGCCCTCTTTTTGAGACCTGCCATGAGTTTGCTGAAACTTCTAGGCTACGCCGTTTTGATGGCTTACTTTGGTTACCGTGGTCTGTCTATCGGGATAACAGCTGGAACCATGTATGCCTTCATCCAGTACATCAACCGCCTTTTTGATCCCCTGATTGAGGTGACGCAAAACTTTTCAACCCTTCAAACGTCTATGGTATCTGCAGGCCGTGTCTTTGCCTTGATTGACGAAACGACCTATGAGCCTCTTCAAAAAGATGGGCAAGCTAAAGTCAAAGAAGGCAATATCCGTTTTGAACATGTGTGTTTCTCATATGATGGCAAACACCAGATCCTAGATGATATTTCTTTCTCTGTTAACAAGGGAGAAACCATTGCCTTTGTAGGACATACAGGTTCTGGGAAATCTTCGATTATCAATGTCCTCATGTGTTTTTATGAATTTCAGTCAGGCCGCGTTCTCTTGGATGGTGTGGATATCCGAAACTACAGTCAGGAAGAGCTGAGAAAGAACATCGGTCTGGTCTTACAGGATCCCTTCCTCTATCACGGGACTATCAAGTCCAATATTGCCATGTATCAAGAACTTAGTGATGAAGAGATTCAGGCTGCAGCTGCCTTTGTCGATGCAGATTCCTTTATTCAGGACCTTCCGCTGGGTTATGATGCCCCTGTTTCCGAGCGTGGTTCGAGCTTTTCTACTGGTCAGCGCCAGCTTCTTGCCTTTGCCAGAACAGTCGCCAGTCAGCCTAAAATCTTGATTTTGGATGAAGCGACAGCCAATATTGACTCGGAGACAGAAAGTTTGGTTCAGGATTCTCTGGCTAAAATGAGAAAAGGACGGACGACCATTGCCATCGCCCACCGCCTTTCGACCATCCAGGACGCCAACTGCATTTATGTTTTGGACAAGGGACGCATCATTGAGAGTGGAACCCATGAGGAACTCTTGGCCTTGGGAGGAACCTATCACAAGATGTATAGTTTGCAGGCAGGGGCTCTTACCTAA
- a CDS encoding sugar transferase, with product MLKWEDLPVEMQSSEVESYYQLVSKRKGSLIFKRCLDWVLALVLLILTSPIFLILSIWIKLDSKGPVIYKQERVTQYNRSFKIWKFRTMVTDADKKGSLVTSANDSRITKVGNFIRRVRLDELPQLVNVLKGEMSFVGTRPEVPRYTEQYSPEMMATLLLPAGITSPASINYKDEDTIISQMTEKGLSVDQAYVEHVLPEKMRYNLAYLREFSFLGDIKIMFQTVFEVLK from the coding sequence ATGCTGAAATGGGAAGACTTGCCCGTGGAAATGCAATCAAGCGAGGTTGAGTCTTACTACCAGCTTGTCTCTAAAAGGAAAGGTTCGCTGATCTTCAAGCGTTGTCTGGACTGGGTTCTGGCCTTGGTTTTACTGATTTTGACTTCTCCCATCTTTCTTATCTTGAGCATTTGGATCAAGTTGGATAGCAAGGGACCTGTCATTTACAAGCAAGAGCGCGTGACCCAGTACAACCGTTCGTTCAAGATTTGGAAGTTCCGTACTATGGTAACGGATGCGGATAAAAAAGGAAGTCTAGTGACTTCTGCTAACGATAGCCGTATTACCAAAGTGGGAAATTTCATTCGCCGTGTGCGCTTGGACGAACTACCTCAGCTAGTCAATGTCCTTAAAGGCGAGATGTCCTTTGTTGGAACAAGACCTGAGGTGCCACGTTACACCGAGCAGTATAGTCCTGAAATGATGGCGACCTTGCTCTTGCCAGCAGGAATCACCTCTCCAGCCAGCATCAACTACAAGGATGAGGACACCATCATCAGTCAAATGACGGAGAAAGGTCTGTCAGTTGACCAGGCCTATGTCGAACATGTCCTCCCTGAAAAGATGCGCTATAATCTCGCCTATCTCCGAGAATTTAGTTTCCTTGGAGACATCAAAATCATGTTTCAAACCGTGTTTGAGGTACTAAAATAA
- a CDS encoding DegT/DnrJ/EryC1/StrS family aminotransferase — translation MPNYNIPFSPPDITEAEIAEVADTLRSGWITTGPKTKELERRLSQYTQTLKTVCLNSATAALELILRVLEVGPGDEVIVPAMTYTASCSVITHVGATPVMVDIQADTFEMDYDLLEQAITEKTKVIIPVDLAGIVCNYDRLFQIVEKKRDLFTASSKWQKVFNRIVLVSDSAHALGSTYKGHPAGSIADFTSFSFHAVKNFTTAEGGSATWKANPAIDDEEMYKEFQILSLHGQTKDALAKMQLGSWEYDIVTPAYKCNMTDIMASIGLVQLDRYPGLLQRRKDIVDRYNRGFAGTRIHPLAHKTDTVESCRHLYITHVEGASLEERNLIIQELAKAGIASNVHYKPLPLLTAYKNLGFDMADYPRAYAFFENEITLPLHTKLSNEEVDYIVKTLVRISEEILGSGKKS, via the coding sequence ATGCCAAATTACAATATTCCATTTTCACCACCTGATATTACCGAAGCTGAAATTGCTGAAGTAGCGGATACCCTACGTTCTGGTTGGATCACAACAGGTCCTAAGACAAAAGAACTGGAGCGTCGCTTGTCCCAATACACACAGACACTTAAGACTGTCTGCCTCAACTCTGCGACAGCCGCTCTTGAGTTGATTTTACGTGTTTTGGAAGTGGGACCTGGAGATGAAGTCATTGTTCCAGCCATGACCTATACAGCTTCATGTAGTGTCATCACACACGTAGGAGCGACACCTGTCATGGTGGATATTCAAGCAGATACGTTTGAGATGGACTATGACTTGCTTGAGCAAGCCATCACTGAAAAGACTAAGGTGATCATTCCAGTAGACCTTGCAGGGATTGTTTGCAACTATGATCGTTTGTTCCAAATTGTGGAGAAGAAACGCGATCTCTTTACTGCTTCAAGTAAATGGCAAAAGGTCTTTAACCGTATTGTGCTTGTCTCTGATAGTGCCCATGCTTTGGGATCTACTTACAAAGGACACCCTGCTGGCTCTATCGCTGACTTTACTTCCTTCTCATTCCATGCCGTTAAAAACTTTACAACGGCTGAGGGAGGAAGTGCGACTTGGAAGGCCAATCCGGCGATTGACGACGAAGAAATGTACAAGGAATTTCAAATCCTTTCCCTTCATGGTCAAACTAAGGATGCTCTTGCTAAGATGCAATTGGGTTCATGGGAGTACGATATCGTAACACCTGCCTACAAGTGCAATATGACGGATATCATGGCTTCGATTGGTTTGGTACAATTGGATCGTTACCCTGGTTTGTTGCAACGTCGTAAGGACATCGTGGACCGCTATAATCGTGGTTTCGCGGGTACTCGTATTCACCCATTGGCACACAAGACTGATACTGTCGAATCTTGTCGTCACCTCTACATCACCCATGTAGAAGGAGCAAGCTTAGAAGAACGCAACCTCATCATCCAAGAATTGGCTAAAGCAGGAATTGCAAGTAACGTACATTACAAACCACTTCCTCTCTTGACAGCCTATAAGAATCTTGGCTTTGATATGGCAGATTATCCAAGAGCCTATGCCTTCTTTGAAAATGAAATTACACTTCCTCTTCATACAAAATTAAGCAATGAAGAAGTTGATTACATCGTTAAGACTTTAGTGAGAATTTCCGAAGAAATCCTCGGTTCAGGAAAAAAATCATAA
- the trpB gene encoding tryptophan synthase subunit beta produces the protein MTTKGYFGQFGGSFVPEPIQALLDELEVTFDKYKDDPEFLAEFRHYLKDYSGRETPLYFAESLTDHLGGAKIYLKREDLNHLGSHKLNNVLGQILLAKRMGKKRVIAETGAGQHGVATAAAAAKFGMACDVYMGAEDVERQRLNVFRMEMMGATVHAVETGTRTLKDAVDAAFGAWMNDLEAFYVLGSAVGPHPYPTIVHEFQKVISEESRRQILEKEGRLPDYVIACVGGGSNAIGAFSQYVADEEVKLVGVEAAGHGLDTDKHAATMTKGSVGIVDGMKTYAVFKEDGELAPVYSISAGLDYPGVGPEHAYFKDSGRVEYVAATDEEAVQALLLLSKTEGIIPAIESSHAIAEAVKRAPKLSKDEIIIINVSGRGDKDVAAIADYLEAKK, from the coding sequence ATGACAACTAAAGGTTATTTTGGACAATTTGGTGGTAGTTTTGTACCGGAGCCGATTCAGGCTTTGTTGGATGAGTTAGAAGTGACATTTGATAAATACAAGGATGATCCAGAATTTTTGGCAGAATTTCGCCATTACTTGAAGGATTATTCTGGTCGCGAAACACCGCTTTATTTTGCGGAAAGTTTAACAGACCACCTAGGTGGAGCTAAGATTTATCTCAAGCGCGAAGACCTTAATCACCTTGGTTCTCACAAGCTTAACAATGTTTTAGGACAAATTCTTCTTGCCAAACGTATGGGCAAAAAACGAGTGATTGCAGAAACAGGAGCTGGTCAGCACGGTGTTGCGACAGCAGCTGCTGCAGCTAAGTTTGGTATGGCCTGTGATGTCTACATGGGGGCAGAAGATGTGGAGCGTCAACGACTCAATGTCTTCCGTATGGAGATGATGGGAGCGACTGTTCACGCAGTTGAAACGGGGACACGAACTCTTAAGGATGCGGTTGATGCGGCCTTTGGAGCATGGATGAATGACCTTGAAGCCTTCTACGTTTTGGGATCTGCTGTAGGGCCTCATCCTTATCCTACCATCGTTCATGAATTCCAAAAGGTCATCAGTGAAGAATCTCGCCGTCAAATCTTAGAAAAAGAAGGCCGTTTACCAGACTACGTCATTGCCTGTGTAGGTGGTGGTTCCAATGCTATTGGAGCTTTTTCACAGTATGTGGCTGATGAAGAAGTCAAATTGGTTGGGGTCGAAGCTGCCGGTCACGGACTTGACACAGACAAGCACGCAGCCACTATGACAAAAGGTAGTGTCGGAATTGTCGACGGTATGAAGACTTATGCAGTCTTTAAGGAAGATGGAGAGCTAGCGCCAGTTTACTCTATCTCAGCTGGTTTGGACTATCCAGGGGTTGGCCCAGAACACGCCTACTTTAAAGATTCAGGTCGCGTGGAATACGTAGCAGCGACAGATGAAGAAGCTGTTCAAGCCTTGCTCCTTCTCAGCAAGACTGAAGGGATTATCCCAGCGATCGAAAGTTCGCACGCGATCGCAGAAGCGGTAAAACGTGCACCGAAACTAAGTAAAGATGAGATTATCATCATCAATGTCTCTGGTCGTGGAGACAAGGACGTAGCTGCGATTGCAGACTACCTAGAAGCTAAAAAATAA
- the trpE gene encoding anthranilate synthase component I: MERIIYGDVLSPILAYMRLKGQHKVILESIPKDKETARFSILAYNPVFEIQFENGVLYQNGQVIDRDPLDFLYEVTHKSQHHSDLPFGGGAIGFVGYDMISLYEEIGQIPEDTIGTPDMHFFVYESYMVFDHKKEKIHVIEDALYSERSQEDLQEALNQVLEELRIPAPNEFEDLDLSPLDFKPHIAPQKFEQMVETARDLIRNGDMFQCVLSQRFSAEVTGNPFDFYRNLRVTNPSNYLYFYDFGDYQIIGASPESLVSVKNGIVTTNPIAGTRPRGANDEDDAALANDLLSDEKETAEHRMLVDLGRNDIGRIAETASVQVTKYMEVELFRYVMHLTSVVKGRLLPKLTAMDALKATLPAGTVSGAPKIRAMRRIYELETEKRGVYAGAIGYLSATGDMDLAIAIRTMILKNQTAYVQAGAGIVYDSIAQNEYQETINKAKSMTRIGELRP; the protein is encoded by the coding sequence ATGGAACGAATCATTTATGGAGATGTCTTATCACCAATCTTGGCTTATATGCGCTTAAAAGGGCAACACAAGGTGATCTTAGAGAGTATTCCGAAAGACAAGGAAACCGCTCGTTTTTCTATCCTAGCCTATAATCCAGTTTTTGAGATTCAGTTTGAAAATGGAGTCCTTTATCAAAATGGTCAAGTGATTGATCGGGATCCCTTGGATTTCCTTTATGAAGTGACTCATAAGAGCCAGCACCATTCAGACCTCCCTTTTGGTGGGGGAGCCATTGGCTTTGTTGGTTACGATATGATTTCTCTTTATGAAGAAATTGGTCAAATCCCTGAGGATACAATTGGGACTCCAGACATGCATTTCTTTGTCTATGAGAGTTACATGGTCTTTGACCACAAGAAGGAAAAAATCCATGTCATCGAAGATGCTCTCTATAGCGAGCGTAGTCAAGAAGATTTGCAAGAAGCCTTGAACCAAGTGCTTGAGGAATTACGCATTCCTGCTCCAAATGAATTTGAAGATTTGGATTTATCTCCGCTAGACTTCAAACCCCATATCGCTCCTCAGAAGTTTGAGCAAATGGTCGAAACAGCTCGTGACTTGATTCGTAATGGTGATATGTTCCAATGCGTGCTCAGCCAGCGTTTCTCAGCAGAAGTTACTGGAAATCCATTTGACTTCTACAGAAATCTCCGCGTGACAAACCCATCAAATTACCTCTACTTTTATGATTTTGGAGATTATCAAATCATCGGTGCAAGTCCTGAGAGCTTGGTTTCCGTCAAGAATGGCATCGTGACAACCAATCCAATTGCAGGTACACGACCTAGAGGTGCCAATGATGAAGATGATGCAGCTTTAGCAAATGACCTACTTTCTGATGAAAAGGAAACGGCAGAACACCGAATGCTAGTAGACTTGGGACGTAATGATATTGGTAGAATTGCTGAGACAGCAAGTGTCCAAGTTACAAAGTATATGGAAGTAGAACTTTTCCGATATGTCATGCATTTGACTAGCGTGGTGAAAGGGCGTTTGCTTCCAAAACTCACTGCTATGGATGCCTTGAAAGCTACACTTCCAGCTGGAACAGTTTCAGGAGCACCAAAGATTCGGGCCATGAGACGGATCTATGAACTGGAAACAGAAAAACGTGGCGTATACGCAGGAGCAATCGGCTACTTGTCTGCGACGGGTGATATGGATTTAGCCATTGCCATCCGAACTATGATTCTCAAAAATCAAACAGCCTATGTGCAGGCTGGAGCAGGGATTGTCTACGACTCTATAGCCCAAAACGAATACCAAGAAACCATTAACAAGGCTAAATCTATGACTAGAATTGGAGAACTAAGACCATGA
- a CDS encoding aminodeoxychorismate/anthranilate synthase component II yields the protein MILLIDNYDSFTYNLAQYIGNFAEVQVLRNDDPKLYEEAEKADGLVFSPGPGWPVDAGKMEDMIRDFAGKKPILGICLGHQAIAEVFGGKLGLAPKVMHGKQSHISFEAPSVLYQGIEDGRPVMRYHSILIEEMPEDFEVTARSTDDQAIMGIQHKSLPIYGFQYHPESIGTPDGLSSIRNFIENVVK from the coding sequence ATGATTTTATTGATTGACAACTATGATTCCTTTACCTATAACTTGGCGCAGTACATTGGGAATTTCGCAGAAGTGCAGGTTTTGAGAAATGATGATCCCAAGCTGTATGAAGAAGCTGAAAAAGCAGATGGTCTGGTTTTTTCTCCCGGCCCTGGTTGGCCGGTTGATGCTGGAAAGATGGAAGACATGATTCGTGACTTTGCAGGTAAGAAGCCGATTCTAGGTATTTGTTTGGGCCATCAAGCTATCGCAGAAGTCTTTGGTGGGAAGCTAGGTTTGGCTCCCAAGGTCATGCATGGGAAACAAAGCCATATCAGCTTTGAAGCGCCATCTGTTCTCTATCAGGGTATTGAGGATGGTCGTCCAGTCATGCGTTATCACAGTATTTTGATTGAAGAAATGCCTGAAGACTTTGAAGTGACAGCTCGTTCGACTGATGACCAAGCTATTATGGGAATTCAACACAAAAGCCTGCCGATTTATGGCTTCCAGTACCATCCAGAAAGTATCGGAACGCCAGATGGCTTGTCTTCTATTCGGAATTTTATCGAGAATGTTGTAAAGTGA
- the trpD gene encoding anthranilate phosphoribosyltransferase, giving the protein MKEIIEKLAKFEHLSGVEMTDVIERIVTGRVTEAQIASLLLALKMKGETPEERTAIAQVMRGHAQHIPTEIHDAMDNCGTGGDKSFSFNISTTAAFVLAGGGIHMAKHGNRSISSKSGSADVLQALGINLDLKPAELGKVFDKTGIVFLFAKNMHPAMKYIMPARLELGIPTIMNLTGPLIHPMALETQLLGISRPELLESTAQVLKNMGRKRAIVVAGPEGLDEAGLNGTTKIALLENGEITLSSFTPEDLGMKGYAIEDIRGGNAQENAEILLSVLQNQPSPFLETTVLNAGLGFYANGKVDSIKEGVALARQVIASGKAFEKLRLLQEYQK; this is encoded by the coding sequence ATGAAAGAGATTATTGAAAAATTAGCAAAATTTGAACATTTATCAGGTGTGGAAATGACGGACGTCATTGAGCGTATCGTAACTGGGCGTGTAACCGAAGCGCAGATTGCTTCTCTCCTCTTGGCCCTTAAGATGAAGGGGGAAACACCGGAAGAGCGCACAGCCATTGCACAAGTCATGAGAGGGCATGCCCAACATATTCCAACTGAAATCCATGATGCTATGGATAACTGTGGTACAGGTGGGGACAAGTCTTTCAGCTTTAACATTTCGACAACTGCAGCCTTTGTCTTGGCTGGTGGTGGTATTCATATGGCTAAGCACGGTAACCGTTCGATTTCTTCTAAATCAGGTTCGGCAGATGTCCTTCAAGCATTAGGCATCAATCTTGACCTCAAACCAGCTGAACTTGGTAAGGTTTTCGATAAAACTGGAATCGTCTTTCTCTTCGCTAAAAATATGCACCCAGCTATGAAGTACATCATGCCAGCTCGTTTGGAGTTAGGAATTCCAACGATTATGAACTTGACTGGTCCACTGATTCACCCAATGGCTTTGGAAACACAGTTGCTTGGCATTAGTCGTCCAGAACTGCTAGAAAGCACCGCTCAGGTTTTGAAAAATATGGGTCGCAAACGTGCCATCGTGGTTGCTGGACCAGAAGGGCTGGATGAAGCTGGCTTGAACGGAACAACCAAGATTGCTCTTCTTGAAAATGGCGAAATCACCTTGTCAAGCTTCACTCCAGAGGATTTGGGGATGAAAGGCTACGCTATCGAAGATATTCGTGGAGGGAATGCTCAGGAAAATGCAGAAATTTTGCTCAGCGTTCTTCAAAACCAACCAAGTCCATTCTTGGAAACGACAGTTTTAAATGCTGGTCTTGGTTTCTATGCCAATGGTAAGGTAGATAGTATCAAGGAAGGAGTTGCCTTGGCTCGTCAAGTGATTGCTAGTGGCAAGGCCTTTGAAAAACTCAGACTGTTACAGGAGTACCAAAAATGA